In the Paenibacillus sp. FSL H7-0357 genome, one interval contains:
- a CDS encoding ABC transporter permease, with product MKQENLKARGRLGAGAMYHMMMLPGILFLLIFSYVPMVGIITAFQDYIPAKGMFGSEFVGLKHFIYMFKLPDIAQVVSNTLVIAIGKILLGTMMAIIFSVLLNEIRIKYVKKSVQTIVYLPHFLSWVVLASVVVNMFSLDGIVNQMLAFFGLENINFLGSNTWFQPLIIGTDVWKEFGYSSIVYLAAITSIDPGLYEAAGMDGASWWRKVWHITLPGMLPIILLMGVMSLTNILSAGFDQIYNLYNPVVYESGDILDTYVYRIGLVGRQYSFGTAVGLFKSVIGIVLLLSANQLAKKYTDRKIF from the coding sequence ATGAAACAGGAGAATTTGAAAGCAAGGGGCCGGCTTGGCGCAGGTGCCATGTACCATATGATGATGCTGCCAGGCATTTTGTTTTTGCTTATATTCAGCTATGTTCCAATGGTCGGCATCATTACGGCTTTTCAGGACTATATACCCGCCAAGGGCATGTTCGGCTCCGAATTTGTAGGGCTGAAGCATTTTATTTATATGTTTAAGCTGCCGGATATCGCGCAGGTCGTCAGCAATACGTTGGTGATTGCTATTGGCAAGATTCTGCTCGGAACGATGATGGCCATCATTTTTTCCGTTTTGTTAAATGAAATTCGTATTAAATACGTAAAAAAATCCGTGCAGACTATTGTTTATCTGCCGCACTTTCTATCTTGGGTTGTACTGGCATCCGTCGTTGTCAACATGTTCAGTTTGGACGGAATTGTGAATCAAATGTTGGCGTTCTTTGGCCTGGAAAATATTAATTTCCTTGGCAGCAACACCTGGTTCCAGCCACTGATTATCGGAACAGACGTGTGGAAGGAGTTTGGTTACAGTTCCATCGTCTATTTGGCTGCTATTACGTCGATTGATCCCGGTCTGTATGAAGCGGCAGGAATGGATGGAGCCAGTTGGTGGAGAAAAGTATGGCATATTACGTTGCCGGGCATGCTCCCTATTATTCTGCTCATGGGTGTAATGAGCCTGACCAATATTTTGAGCGCCGGTTTCGATCAAATCTATAATCTGTATAACCCGGTTGTCTATGAGTCGGGCGATATTCTGGATACCTATGTCTACCGGATCGGTCTCGTTGGGCGACAGTATAGCTTCGGTACGGCTGTTGGCTTGTTCAAGTCCGTGATCGGCATTGTTTTACTCTTGTCTGCCAACCAGTTGGCCAAAAAATATACGGACCGAAAAATATTCTAA
- the hmpA gene encoding NO-inducible flavohemoprotein has translation MLSQETRDIVKSTAPVLAEHGTTITSVFYRNLFEAHPELLNVFNHANQAQGRQQAALANAVYAAAVHIDNLENILPAVVQIAHKHVSLGIKPEHYPIVGEFLLKAIKEVLGDAATDEILKAWEEAYGVIAGAFIGVEDSMYKEAREQENGWNFFKPFTVARKVQESTNITSFYLKPADGSNVPDYKPGQYISVRVLIPGEKYTMIRQYSLSQAPKADEFRISVKREADNDPNGVVSLYLHEQVAEGDSVEVSAPAGEFLLDATKTTPVAFISGGVGITPMISMFETVAAATPDRPTVFLHSARNEALAAFRKDVEKHASAMSNVKTKTFYSGGPDGVITGEVLKSYVDITGDAYVCGPVPFMEAMIRELHALGMKEEQIHYEFFGPALQLDNN, from the coding sequence ATTTTATCACAGGAAACCCGGGATATTGTCAAATCCACAGCACCCGTATTAGCCGAACATGGCACAACCATTACATCAGTGTTTTACCGGAATTTGTTCGAAGCCCATCCAGAACTTCTTAATGTATTTAACCATGCCAACCAGGCGCAAGGCCGCCAGCAGGCTGCACTTGCCAATGCGGTGTACGCAGCAGCCGTCCACATTGACAACCTTGAGAATATCCTGCCTGCGGTTGTCCAGATTGCACACAAGCATGTCAGTCTTGGCATTAAACCGGAGCATTACCCGATCGTCGGCGAATTTTTACTGAAAGCCATCAAGGAAGTGCTGGGTGATGCCGCCACCGATGAAATTCTCAAAGCATGGGAAGAAGCCTACGGCGTCATCGCAGGTGCCTTTATCGGCGTTGAAGACAGCATGTATAAAGAAGCGCGTGAACAGGAAAATGGCTGGAATTTCTTCAAACCGTTCACTGTTGCGCGCAAAGTACAAGAAAGCACCAACATTACATCGTTCTATCTTAAACCGGCAGACGGTTCCAATGTACCGGATTATAAGCCAGGACAGTATATCTCTGTACGTGTCTTAATACCTGGCGAGAAGTACACCATGATCCGTCAGTACAGCCTTTCGCAAGCGCCAAAAGCGGATGAATTCCGCATTTCCGTGAAACGTGAAGCCGATAATGATCCGAATGGCGTCGTCTCGCTTTATCTTCATGAGCAGGTTGCAGAAGGAGATTCCGTCGAAGTAAGCGCCCCGGCGGGTGAGTTTTTGCTGGATGCCACCAAAACAACGCCTGTGGCCTTTATCTCTGGCGGTGTGGGCATCACGCCGATGATAAGCATGTTCGAAACCGTTGCGGCAGCAACGCCGGACCGGCCGACTGTATTCCTGCATTCTGCGCGGAATGAAGCACTGGCCGCTTTCCGTAAAGATGTCGAGAAACATGCATCTGCTATGAGCAATGTTAAGACCAAAACCTTCTATTCCGGTGGTCCGGATGGAGTAATTACAGGCGAAGTCCTAAAGTCATATGTAGATATTACAGGGGATGCCTATGTTTGCGGTCCGGTACCTTTTATGGAAGCGATGATTCGTGAACTGCATGCGCTCGGAATGAAAGAAGAACAAATTCACTATGAGTTTTTCGGCCCAGCCCTGCAATTGGACAACAACTAG
- a CDS encoding carbohydrate ABC transporter permease codes for MSYSANLKDRIGRFVIYAIVIMLALACLLPLWNIVAISFSSSEAVSANAVGLVPVNFTTAAYTKIIDDPQFWRSFGISVLRVALTLVLNMTLIILMAYPLSKSKRDFKGRNIYMNIMIFAMLFSGGMIPSYLLIKNLDMLNTIWALVLPGAVPIFSVILVMNFFSAVPKALEEAAFIDGANPLQVLFKVYVPVSIPALATVALFSIVGTWNDFFSGLIYMTKVSNYPLMTYIQSLNVNIADLLQAGTNSSELSNLTEISKKNLNAAKIVVAVIPLLLIYPLLQKYFVTGIVVGSVKE; via the coding sequence GTGTCCTATTCTGCAAACTTAAAAGATCGAATTGGCCGGTTTGTCATCTATGCCATCGTCATCATGCTAGCATTGGCCTGCCTTCTTCCGTTATGGAATATCGTTGCCATTTCATTCAGTAGCAGCGAGGCGGTATCAGCGAATGCTGTAGGTCTCGTTCCGGTCAATTTTACAACTGCAGCGTATACCAAAATTATTGATGATCCACAGTTCTGGCGTTCCTTTGGCATATCTGTTCTACGTGTCGCGCTTACCCTTGTGCTTAACATGACTCTGATTATTTTGATGGCTTATCCGTTATCCAAATCGAAAAGGGATTTTAAAGGCAGAAACATTTATATGAATATTATGATTTTTGCCATGTTGTTCAGTGGAGGCATGATTCCGAGTTACCTGCTGATCAAAAACCTGGATATGTTGAATACGATTTGGGCACTTGTTCTGCCAGGCGCTGTCCCGATATTCAGTGTCATCCTCGTGATGAACTTCTTCTCCGCTGTACCTAAAGCGCTTGAAGAAGCAGCGTTCATCGATGGGGCGAATCCGCTCCAGGTCTTGTTCAAAGTCTATGTTCCTGTGTCCATTCCTGCGCTGGCAACAGTCGCTCTATTCAGTATCGTGGGTACATGGAATGACTTCTTCAGCGGTTTGATCTATATGACCAAAGTCAGCAATTATCCGCTAATGACCTATATTCAGTCCCTTAACGTGAATATTGCCGATTTGCTTCAAGCCGGCACGAATTCCAGTGAGCTCAGCAACCTGACTGAAATTTCGAAAAAGAACCTGAATGCGGCCAAAATCGTAGTCGCTGTCATCCCGCTATTGCTGATTTATCCGCTGCTGCAAAAATACTTTGTGACTGGCATTGTCGTAGGATCCGTCAAAGAATAA